A single Antechinus flavipes isolate AdamAnt ecotype Samford, QLD, Australia chromosome 5, AdamAnt_v2, whole genome shotgun sequence DNA region contains:
- the LOC127538783 gene encoding collagen alpha-1(III) chain-like — translation MKHVSAEPRWRLVCLNQAGPAPSGPLSPLASWETAKQLVINKCTETTGVRAGKNFRGPPVQAFTAQRGHSAQPGFSWWAEVRCSGKRGNQSQQRVGTQMPPMGAQTGCAPGTPRPPGLLGAGRQPGLEPFPAARGGGLGPAALSRLRQSGFVLGASPSLRPGSGALGSVLGDGGAVGELVSGPRSCGKIPGTLGGLGRDPDREPHKPPPQHECLQKDPFSPGPPTESPLRGGPRPAARLQQRARMGPGRAAARLPHHLHRGHPGPAHAHVGGLGSQRHVRVPATDGPGPVGERKKRALGGGPDGAKPGPLSSTHAHLWGRTPEPRSPKAPLAEGSPKAQLELGCTRRLCERDGIMAGRKTWRDLWELMPREASRTRRTVRPLTATRGDPLGRTARPARSDPSDPGGLRRTKAARL, via the exons ATGAAACACGTGTCCGCAGAGCCTCGCTGGCGATTGGTCTGTTTGAATCAAGCTGGGCCGGCCCCTTCCGGCCCCCTCAGTCCCTTGGCGTCCTGGGAGAC GGCCAAGCAgttggtgattaataaatgcacAGAAACCACAGgcgttagagctggaaagaattttAGGGGACCCCCGGTCCAAGCCTTTACAGCCCAGAGAGGCCACTCAGCGCAGCCGGGCTTCAGCTGGTGGGCAGAGGTCCG ATGCTCCGGCAAACGCGGGAACCAGTCCCAGCAGCGCGTGGGGACGCAGATGCCGCCCATGGGCGCGCAGACAGGCTGTGCTCCCGGGACTCCCCGCCCCCCGGGGCTGCTAGGGGCTGGCCGCCAGCCTGGGCTGGAGCCTTTCCCGGCTGCCCGTGGGGGTGGCCTTGGGCCAGCTGCACTGTCCAGACTGAGGCAGTCCGGGTTCGTCCTTGGGGCTTCTCCATCCCTCCGGCCTGGCTCCGGTGCCCTGGGCTCTGTCCTGGGGGACGGAGGGGCTGTTGGAGAGCTTGTTTCTGGGCCCAGGAGCTGCGGCAAGATCCCAGGCACCTTGGGAGGGCTGGGCCGAGACCCCGACCGAGAGCCCCACAAACCCCCCCCACAGCATGAATGTCTCCAGAAG GATCCATTCTCTCCGGGCCCACCGACAGAAAGCCCCCTCCGTGGCGGGCCCCGGCCGGCCGCGCGCCTGCAGCAGCGAGCCCGGATGGGCCCGGGACGAGCAGCTGCCCGCCTTCCACACCATCTACACCGTGGTCATCCTGGCCCTGCTCATGCTCATGTTGGGGGTCTGGGCTCGCAGAGACACGTGAGAGTCCCCGCCACGGATGGGCCGGGGCctgtgggggagaggaagaagcgGGCCTTGGGGGGAGGCCCTGACGGTGCAAAGCCGGGCCCGCTTTCATCTACCCACGCTCACCTTTGGGGAAGGACGCCCGAGCCTCGGTCTCCAAAGGCCCCCTTGGCCGAGGGCAGCCCGAAGGCCCAGCTAGAGCTGGGCTGCACAAGGCGGCTGTGTGAGCGTGATGGAATAATGGCGGGCAGGAAGACCTGGAGGGACTTATGGGAACTGATGCCCAGGGAAGCGAGCAGAACCCGGAGAACGGTGCGTCCGCTAACGGCAACGCGGGGGGATCCGCTGGGAAGGACAGCCCGGCCGGCCAGGAGCGATCCCAGCGACCCCGGAGGACTCAGAAGGACGAAGGCCGCCCGCCTCTGA